One window of Saprospiraceae bacterium genomic DNA carries:
- a CDS encoding virulence protein RhuM/Fic/DOC family protein, whose product MNEIVIYKTPDKKTEVEVRFGNDTVWLTQAQMAVLFRQTKQNISLHINNCFKEKELRKISVVKDSLTTAADGKKYKTKFYNLDVIISVGYRVKSIQGTQFRQWATQQLKNYLVQGYAINQKRLEELGKIVQLIDQGGKSENLQLTEAKGLLEILSNYTKSFVLLNQYDSHSIKIGKLNENISYEIQYDEAKTAIVELKKQLVEKKEATELFGNEKDESFLSSLQSIVQTFDGQYLYPSIEAQAAHLLYFVIKNHSFNDGNKRIGAFLFVWFLEKNKHRFKKSGELKINDNGLTAISLLVAQSKPEEKELMIQLIINLIADQ is encoded by the coding sequence GGCTGTTTTGTTCAGGCAAACAAAGCAAAACATAAGTTTACACATCAATAATTGCTTTAAAGAGAAGGAGTTACGTAAGATTTCAGTTGTCAAGGATTCCTTGACAACTGCAGCAGATGGTAAAAAGTATAAGACAAAATTCTATAATCTGGATGTAATTATTTCAGTTGGCTACAGGGTTAAGTCCATTCAAGGTACTCAATTTCGCCAATGGGCTACCCAACAACTAAAGAATTATCTGGTACAGGGTTATGCGATTAATCAAAAACGATTAGAGGAGTTGGGTAAAATAGTGCAATTGATTGACCAAGGCGGTAAATCCGAAAATCTTCAACTGACCGAGGCCAAAGGTTTGTTGGAAATTCTAAGCAACTACACGAAAAGCTTTGTATTACTCAACCAATACGACAGCCACAGTATCAAAATCGGTAAGCTGAACGAAAATATTAGCTATGAAATTCAGTATGACGAAGCCAAAACTGCCATTGTAGAACTCAAAAAACAACTGGTGGAAAAAAAGGAAGCCACTGAACTATTTGGTAATGAAAAAGACGAAAGTTTTCTTAGCTCGCTTCAAAGTATTGTGCAAACTTTTGATGGGCAATACCTCTATCCAAGCATTGAAGCGCAGGCCGCACATTTGTTGTATTTTGTTATTAAAAATCATTCTTTCAACGATGGAAATAAACGTATAGGAGCATTCTTGTTTGTTTGGTTCCTGGAGAAAAATAAACACCGTTTCAAAAAATCTGGTGAGCTAAAAATAAATGATAACGGATTAACAGCAATTTCACTGCTCGTTGCACAAAGTAAGCCAGAAGAAAAAGAATTGATGATTCAGCTCATTATTAACTTAATTGCAGACCAATGA